One stretch of Mycolicibacterium fallax DNA includes these proteins:
- the tilS gene encoding tRNA lysidine(34) synthetase TilS, which yields MDRPGAVSAAARVRAAVAGFAAGVDGPWCVALSGGADSLALTAAAAALRPTVALIVDHRLQDGSDRVAARAAEQALGLGCQAAEILTVTVGATGGPEAAARTARNAALQDGRGGRPVLLGHTLDDQAETVLLGLGRGSGPRSIAGMRTWAPPWGRPLLGLRRAVTAAACAELGLTPWADPHNTDPRFTRVRLRTEVLPLLEEVLGGGVAEALARTAAALQEDGDVLDDAAAAALAGLDEPIAAAALAGLPTAVRRRVLRGWLLAGGAVRLTDLQLRAVDALVTDWRGQGGVAVGGGAPGARLFAERRDGVLRLRQEPI from the coding sequence CTGGATCGACCGGGTGCTGTGAGCGCCGCCGCCCGGGTGCGCGCGGCGGTGGCCGGGTTCGCGGCGGGCGTCGACGGGCCGTGGTGCGTGGCGCTGTCCGGCGGCGCGGACTCGCTGGCGCTGACCGCCGCCGCGGCGGCGCTGCGCCCGACCGTCGCGCTGATCGTCGACCACCGGCTGCAGGACGGGTCGGACCGGGTCGCGGCGAGGGCCGCCGAGCAGGCGCTGGGGCTGGGCTGCCAGGCCGCGGAGATCCTGACGGTCACCGTCGGGGCGACCGGCGGCCCGGAGGCCGCCGCCCGCACCGCCCGCAACGCCGCGCTGCAGGACGGCAGGGGCGGCCGGCCGGTGCTGCTCGGGCACACCCTCGACGACCAGGCCGAGACGGTGCTGCTGGGGCTGGGCCGGGGCTCCGGGCCGCGGTCGATCGCCGGCATGCGGACCTGGGCCCCGCCCTGGGGCCGGCCGCTGCTGGGCCTGCGCCGCGCGGTCACCGCCGCCGCCTGCGCCGAGCTGGGGCTGACCCCGTGGGCCGACCCGCACAACACCGACCCGCGCTTCACCCGGGTCCGGCTGCGCACCGAGGTGCTGCCGCTGCTGGAGGAGGTGCTCGGCGGCGGGGTCGCCGAGGCGCTGGCCCGCACCGCGGCCGCCCTGCAGGAGGACGGCGACGTGCTCGACGACGCCGCCGCCGCGGCGCTGGCCGGCCTCGACGAGCCGATCGCCGCGGCGGCGCTGGCCGGCCTGCCGACGGCGGTGCGGCGACGGGTGCTGCGCGGCTGGCTGCTGGCCGGCGGCGCGGTCCGGCTGACCGACCTGCAACTGCGCGCGGTCGACGCGCTGGTCACCGACTGGCGCGGCCAGGGCGGGGTCGCCGTCGGCGGCGGCGCCCCCGGCGCGCGGTTGTTCGCCGAGCGCCGCGACGGGGTGCTGCGACTGCGTCAGGAGCCGATCTGA
- the hpt gene encoding hypoxanthine phosphoribosyltransferase → MSAHPELYPGDIKSVLLSEEAIATRTAELAEQVAADHRANGGDQDLLLVTVLKGAVMFVTDLARRLPVPTQLEFMAVSSYGLSTSSSGVVRILKDLDRDINDRDVLIVEDIVDSGLTLSWLLRNLATRHPRSLRVCTLLRKPEAVRADVDIAYIGFDIPNEFVVGYGLDYAERYRDLPYIGTLEPHVYTS, encoded by the coding sequence GTGTCCGCGCACCCCGAGCTGTATCCCGGTGACATCAAGTCGGTCCTGCTGTCCGAGGAAGCCATCGCCACCCGGACCGCCGAGCTGGCCGAGCAGGTCGCCGCCGATCACCGCGCCAACGGCGGCGATCAGGACCTGCTGCTGGTCACGGTGCTCAAGGGCGCGGTCATGTTCGTCACCGACCTGGCCCGCCGGCTGCCGGTGCCGACCCAGCTGGAGTTCATGGCGGTCAGCTCCTACGGGCTGTCCACCTCGTCGTCGGGGGTGGTGCGCATCCTCAAGGACCTCGACCGCGACATCAACGACCGCGATGTGCTGATCGTCGAGGACATCGTCGACTCCGGGCTGACGCTGTCCTGGCTGCTGCGCAACCTGGCCACCCGGCATCCGCGGTCACTGCGGGTCTGCACGCTGCTGCGCAAGCCCGAAGCCGTGCGCGCCGACGTGGACATCGCCTACATCGGCTTCGACATCCCCAACGAGTTCGTCGTCGGCTACGGGCTGGACTACGCCGAGCGCTACCGCGACCTGCCCTACATCGGCACCCTGGAGCCGCACGTCTACACCAGCTGA
- a CDS encoding SIMPL domain-containing protein has protein sequence MPSAGRSRTLVRLGTASAITALAVGLAGCDAPPPSANGTPRTVSVTGTGQVQGTPDTLNTMAAINYTAADATTAMNQANDRQRTVIDALVGAGVSKSDIATTNVTLQPQFGPDGTAITGYQASNSINVTIRDVGSASKILGIVVFNGGDALRINSVKFTISDDSQLVRDARTQAFEDARDRAEQYAEMAGMQLGKILTISESADQVELPPNPVGPRAAMASPVPLEPGQQTVGFTVNVDWELN, from the coding sequence ATGCCCAGCGCCGGAAGATCCCGCACCCTCGTCCGTCTCGGCACCGCCTCGGCGATCACCGCGCTGGCCGTCGGCCTGGCCGGCTGCGACGCCCCGCCGCCGAGCGCCAACGGCACCCCGCGCACGGTCAGCGTCACCGGCACCGGCCAGGTGCAGGGCACCCCCGACACGCTGAACACCATGGCGGCGATCAACTACACCGCCGCCGACGCCACCACCGCGATGAACCAGGCCAACGACCGGCAGCGCACCGTGATCGACGCGCTGGTCGGCGCCGGGGTCAGCAAGTCCGACATCGCCACCACCAATGTGACGCTGCAGCCGCAGTTCGGGCCGGACGGCACCGCGATCACCGGCTACCAGGCGTCGAACTCGATCAACGTGACCATCCGCGACGTCGGCTCGGCCTCGAAAATCCTCGGCATCGTGGTCTTCAACGGCGGCGACGCGCTGCGGATCAACTCGGTGAAGTTCACCATCAGCGACGATTCCCAGCTGGTCCGCGACGCCCGGACCCAGGCGTTCGAGGATGCCCGGGACCGCGCCGAGCAGTACGCCGAGATGGCCGGGATGCAGCTCGGCAAGATCCTGACCATCTCCGAGTCCGCCGATCAGGTCGAGCTGCCGCCCAACCCGGTCGGCCCGCGCGCCGCGATGGCCTCCCCGGTGCCGCTGGAGCCGGGCCAGCAGACCGTCGGCTTCACCGTCAACGTGGACTGGGAACTGAACTGA
- a CDS encoding alpha/beta fold hydrolase has product MPVRNVAVNGVSLRVTEAGRVGDPVVVLAHGFPDLALGWRQQIPALAAAGFHVLAPDQRGYGGSSRPEAVTDYDIHALTGDLIGLLDALTDADRAVFVGHDWGATVVWNLTMLHPDRVAGTVGISVPPVPRAKIAPTEAFAKFGPDFYILRFQRPGVADAELGADPAGTVAGVFGGRPDWLDDETFDRYVAEFTRTGYTGGLNWYRNFDRNWASTPELAGATFDTPALFIVGGADPLAGFLRADRARQVAVGRYRERIIDGAGHWLTQQCPAEVNAELIEFLCSPALADWRNS; this is encoded by the coding sequence ATGCCGGTCAGAAATGTCGCCGTCAACGGAGTGAGCCTGCGGGTCACCGAGGCGGGCCGGGTCGGTGACCCGGTGGTGGTGCTGGCCCACGGCTTCCCCGACCTGGCCCTGGGCTGGCGGCAGCAGATCCCGGCGCTGGCCGCCGCCGGATTCCACGTGCTGGCCCCCGACCAGCGGGGCTACGGCGGATCGTCGCGGCCGGAGGCGGTCACCGACTACGACATCCACGCCCTGACCGGCGACCTGATCGGGCTGCTCGACGCGCTCACCGACGCCGACCGGGCGGTCTTCGTCGGCCACGACTGGGGCGCGACGGTGGTGTGGAACCTGACCATGCTGCACCCGGACCGGGTGGCCGGCACCGTCGGGATCAGCGTGCCACCGGTGCCGCGGGCGAAGATCGCCCCCACCGAGGCGTTCGCGAAGTTCGGCCCGGACTTCTACATCCTGCGCTTCCAGCGGCCCGGGGTGGCCGACGCCGAGTTGGGCGCCGACCCGGCCGGCACCGTCGCGGGGGTGTTCGGCGGGCGCCCGGACTGGCTCGACGACGAGACGTTCGACCGGTACGTCGCGGAGTTCACCCGCACCGGGTACACCGGCGGGCTGAACTGGTACCGCAATTTCGACCGGAACTGGGCGAGCACCCCCGAGTTGGCCGGCGCCACCTTCGACACCCCGGCCCTGTTCATCGTCGGCGGCGCGGACCCGCTGGCCGGGTTCCTGCGGGCCGACCGCGCGCGCCAGGTCGCCGTCGGGCGGTACCGGGAGCGAATCATCGACGGCGCCGGGCACTGGCTGACCCAGCAGTGCCCCGCCGAGGTCAACGCCGAGCTGATCGAATTCCTGTGCAGCCCGGCCCTGGCCGACTGGCGCAACAGTTAG